One window from the genome of Glycine soja cultivar W05 chromosome 12, ASM419377v2, whole genome shotgun sequence encodes:
- the LOC114379881 gene encoding TMV resistance protein N-like isoform X3 — MAISGYAPMFSDFSYDVFLSFSGGTSNPFVDPLCRALRDKGISIFRSEDGETRPAIEEIEKSKMVIVVFCQNYAFSTESLDELVKIREYVDNRRKQVWTIFYIVEPSDVRKQRNSYKDAMNGHEMTYGKDSEKVKAWREALTRVCDLSGIHCKDHMFEAELQKIVEAASCKLFRVPGQMNHAVGLDDHFEQVKAFIDVESNDKVGVLGIYGGGGIGKTTFAVYLYEKIRHYYFEAASFLIKVREQSKESKNHLEDLQNRLLSQLGVDTGTMIGSTNKGELEIKHRLGHRRVLLVLDDVDSKEQLELLAGKHDWFGSGSRIIITTRDEAVLDYGVKVKKYKMTELNDRHSLELFCQNAFDKPEPAKNFESISHRAIGYAKGVPLALQVIGSNLKGRSIEEWEIELGKYRKVPNAKIQGVLKLSFDSLPETEMGIFLDIACFFKGEKWNYVKRILKASDISFKVLASKCLIMVDRNDCLEMHDLIQDMGREIVRNQSPSNPGDRSRLWSHEDVLEGSITIEGIMLHPPKLEVVDKWTDTAFEKMKNLRILIVRNTKFLTGPSSLPNKLQLLDWIGFPSESFPPKFDPKNIVDFKLSHSSLVSIKPPQKVFQNLTFVNLSQCHFITKIPDMFEAKNLRVLTIDKCPKLEGFHPSAGHMPNLVYLSASECTMLTSFVPKMNLPYLEMLSFNFCSKLQEFPEVGGKMDKPLKIHMINTAIEKFPKSICKVTGLEYVDMTTCRELKDLSSFVSLPKLVTLKMNGCSQLAESFKMFRKSHSEANSCPSLKALYLSKANLSHEDLSIILEIFPKLEYLNVSHNEFESLPDCIKGSLQLKKLNLSFCRNLKEIPELPSSIQRVDARYCQSLSTKSSSVLLSKIYKEREKIQVVMPETEIPKEFDSKDVLLFWARRKFPVVAFVFVFEEVKKNDDIQMDTSELFPGVVSAEESYTVGLNLFIDGKEICRKDHHYWSIGDQHLLVCDLQVLFKNEEWQDLGDDWKAFQIQCESTLTLSHQEVYVDKQKTNTDDIQYISPNLTGLVPKTSPHKKTRHGQNCDVIEKFGQNLLIQTTSVANVLLSWWRNAKADIRGEVSASTYEASSLQEHEDVVWDVAQILEMLLENLPQHITDSEVQRTGLLAVESLIARAQHKKEYGHEKLHINLTMPIVLVECRCHPHKELEGAQNLRYWGSVELEEGDPRVWKIWKSNEAFKERLNYTVLLKCEHHSREEASKSDHGESLEEEHKGSELQALMRRIEEDTIRLNKSYGKLKASIVPMDVLVSDKYLLETAIIRGLERLGRLGSNFNKTEYGKLRVEHHAHSITHMEHELRMEQDAQSSTQNQERHELGVEHDAQSSTQEKNKLGWIRSLLGGFGRQSR; from the exons aTGGCTATTAGTGGGTATGCACCAATGTTCTCAGATTTCAGCTACGATGTTTTTCTAAGTTTTAGTGGTGGAACCAGCAACCCTTTTGTTGATCCTCTCTGTCGAGCTTTGCGTGACAAAGGAATCAGCATCTTCAGATCAGAAGATGGAGAAACTAGACCTGCCATTGAGGAAATTGAAAAATCCAAAATGGTAATCGTTGTGTTTTGTCAAAACTATGCATTTTCCACTGAGTCTCTTGATGAACTTGTCAAGATCCGAGAGTATGTTGACAATAGAAGAAAACAGGTTTGGACAATTTTTTACATAGTGGAACCATCAGATGTACGGAAACAAAGAAATTCTTACAAAGATGCCATGAATGGTCATGAAATGACATATGGAAAAGACTCGGAGAAGGTAAAAGCATGGAGGGAAGCTTTGACTAGAGTATGCGACCTAAGCGGAATACATTGCAAGGACCATAT GTTTGAAGCTGAACTTCAGAAGATTGTTGAAGCTGCATCCTGTAAATTATTTCGTGTGCCTGGACAAATGAACCATGCAGTTGGACTTGATGATCACTTTGAACAGGTGAAAGCATTCATAGATGTTGAGTCCAATGATAAGGTTGGCGTATTGGGAATTTATGGAGGTGGTGGAATAGGCAAGACCACATTTGCCGTCTATCTATATGAAAAGATTAGACATTATTATTTTGAAGCTGCAAGTTTTCTGATTAAAGTCAGAGAACAATCAAAGGAAAGCAAGAATCACTTGGAAGATCTCCAAAACAGACTTCTATCTCAACTGGGTGTAGACACAGGAACCATGATAGGGAGTACGAATAAAGGAGAACTTGAAATCAAACACAGGCTTGGCCATAGAAGAGTTCTTCTAGTTTTGGATGATGTTGATTCAAAAGAACAATTGGAGTTACTGGCTGGAAAACATGATTGGTTTGGTTCTGGCAGTAGGATCATTATAACAACAAGAGATGAAGCGGTGCTAGATTATGGTGTTAAagttaagaaatataaaatgacgGAGCTAAATGATCGTCACTCTCTTGAACTCTTCTGTCAGAATGCCTTTGATAAGCCTGAACCTGCAAAAAACTTTGAAAGTATTTCTCATCGTGCAATAGGCTATGCAAAGGGTGTCCCTTTGGCTTTACAAGTAATAGGATCCAATTTGAAAGGAAGAAGCATAGAGGAATGGGAAATCGAATTGGGAAAATATCGGAAGGTTCCAAATGCTAAGATTCAAGGTGTACTAAAACTAAGCTTCGATAGCCTGCCTGAGACAGAGATGGGAATATTCTTGGACATTGCTTGTTTTTTCAAAGGGGAGAAATGGAAttatgttaaaaggatattgaaGGCTTCTGATATAAGTTTTAAAGTACTTGCTAGCAAATGTCTAATAATGGTTGATAGAAATGACTGCTTGGAGATGCATGATCTAATACAGGACATGGGTAGAGAGATTGTTAGGAATCAATCGCCATCAAACCCTGGTGACCGTAGTAGATTATGGTCTCACGAAGATGTTCTTGAA GGAAGTATAACAATTGAAGGAATTATGCTTCATCCTCCTAAGCTTGAAGTAGTAGATAAATGGACTGATACTGCCTTTGAGAAGATGAAGAATCTCAGAATTCTTATTGTTCGGAATACCAAATTTTTAACAGGACCTAGTTCTCTACCGAATAAATTACAACTTCTTGATTGGATAGGATTCCCATCAGAGTCTTTTCCACCTAAATTTGATCCCAAGAATATTGTTGACTTCAAGTTATCTCATAGTTCTCTGGTATCCATAAAGCCACCTCAAAAG GTATTTCAGAATTTGACTTTTGTCAATCTCTCCCAGTGTCATTTCATAACTAAAATACCTGACATGTTTGAAGCTAAAAACTTGAGAGTACTGACAATTGACAAATGCCCCAAATTGGAAGGGTTTCATCCATCTGCTGGACATATGCCTAACCTTGTATATTTAAGTGCATCAGAGTGCACCATGCTCACGAGTTTTGTGCCAAAAATGAATCTGCCATATCTGGAAATGCTTTCATTTAACTTTTGCAGTAAACTTCAAGAATTCCCAGAAGTAGGGGGGAAGATGGATAAGCCATTAAAGATTCACATGATAAATACTGCTATTGAGAAGTTTCCAAAGTCCATTTGTAAAGTTACAGGGCTTGAGTATGTTGACATGACAACTTGCAGGGAACTCAAAGATTTATCAAGTTTTGTGTCATTGCCAAAACTTGTCACATTAAAGATGAATGGATGTTCGCAACTTGCAGAATCATTTAAAATGTTCAGAAAGAGCCATTCTGAAGCAAATAGCTGTCCAAGTTTAAAGGCATTATATTTAAGCAAGGCTAATCTGTCACATGAGGATCTTTCCATAATTCTTGAAATATTTCCAAAATTGGAATACTTAAATGTGTCCCACAATGAATTTGAATCACTCCCAGATTGCATCAAAGGATCATTGCAGttgaaaaaacttaatttaagtTTTTGCAGGAATCTTAAGGAAATTCCAGAACTTCCATCAAGTATTCAAAGGGTAGATGCAAGATACTGTCAATCCTTAAGTACAAAGTCATCAAGCGTGCTGTTGTCTAAG ATTTataaagaaagggaaaaaatacAAGTTGTGATGCCAGAAACTGAAATTCCAAAGGAGTTTGACAGTAAAGATGTCCTGCTTTTCTGGGCTCGCCGGAAGTTCCCTGttgttgcttttgtttttgttttcgaggaagtaaaaaagaatgATGATATACAGATGGATACCTCAGAATTGTTTCCTGGAGTTGTATCAGCTGAGGAGTCCTACACTGTTGGCCTGAACTTGTTTATAGACGGCAAAGAAATATGTCGCAAAGATCATCATTATTGGAGTATTGGGGATCAACATTTGTTAGTATGTGATCTACAGGTTTTGTTTAAAAATGAAGAGTGGCAGGATCTTGGAGATGACTGGAAGGCCTTTCAGATTCAATGTGAATCAACGTTGACTCTGAGTCATCAGGAAGTTTATGTGGACAAGCAGAAAACAAACACTGATGATATTCAATATATCTCTCCCAATTTAACAGGTTTGGTTCCAAAAACAAGTCCACATAAGAAAACAAGACATGGACAAAATTGTGATGTAATAGAAAAATTTGGCCAGAACTTGTTAATACAAACTACCTCTGTTGCCAACGTGTTATTGAGCTGGTGGAGGAATGCCAAGGCTGATATTAGAGGGGAAGTTTCAGCCTCTACCTATGAGGCAAGTTCACTGCAAGAACATGAAGATGTTGTCTGGGATGTGGCACAGATTTTGGAGATGCTGCTGGAGAATTTGCCCCAGCATATTACTGATTCAGAAGTTCAAAGAACAGGCCTATTGGCGGTTGAATCATTGATTGCACGGGCACAACATAAGAAGGAATACGGTCATGAGAAGTTGCACATCAATCTAACCATGCCTATTGTTCTAGTGGAATGTAGATGTCACCCTCATAAAGAATTAGAAGGAGCTCAAAACCTTCGCTATTGGGGATCTGTGGAGCTAGAAGAAGGAGACCCACGTGTGTGGAAAATTTGGAAGAGCAATGAAGCCTTCAAGGAGAGGCTAAATTACACAGTTCTGTTGAAATGTGAGCATCACtctagagaggaagcttcaaaaTCTGACCATGGGGAATCCTTGGAGGAAGAACACAAGGGTTCTGAATTACAAGCATTGATGAGGAGGATAGAAGAAGACACTATAAGGTTGAATAAGTCTTATGGAAAGTTGAAGGCATCTATTGTTCCAATGGATGTTCTAGTTTCTGACAAATATCTTCTGGAAACGGCAATCATTAGAGGACTAGAAAGATTGGGAAGGTTGGGGTCTAATTTCAACAAGACAGAATATGGAAAATTGAGGGTGGAGCATCATGCTCATAGCATTACTCATATGGAGCATGAGTTGAGGATGGAGCAGGATGCTCAGAGCTCTACTCAGAATCAGGAGCGGCATGAGTTGGGGGTGGAGCATGATGCTCAGAGCTCTACTCAGGAAAAGAATAAGTTGGGTTGGATCAGATCATTACTAGGTGGATTTGGGAGGCAAAGCAGGTGA